The Trichocoleus sp. FACHB-46 nucleotide sequence TTACTTCTATTAGCTTATGGCGGGTGGTTTCTACTTTGCCGAACAGGTCAAGACATATCCAATAAACTATTCAACTCCTATGAGCATTCAATTGTCAGTTCAAATATAAAGGATTCAAATTTTAGAGAAAAATACCAAGAGTCATTAAGACCTTATGTCAATGATCTTAACTCTCCAGAGCCAGTAAAAGAAAGACTTATAGCTCAAGCTCTAGAAGTTAAAATTAAAGCTGTAAGTGAATTCGAAATGACTAAATATTTCTATACACAGTTTTTTGTTGCAGTCTCAATGGCATCTATAGGGGCTGTCATTTCAGCTGTCACTTTGTTTTCTATGAGTAAATCAGGGTGGGATAATTGTAAAAGTAGACCATTAGTAACCATCTTTGTTGTGTCTTCTGGAATTACAGTCTTTTTCTCCTCTTCTATTTTTATCTTTCAACTGGAAAGCAATATAGCTGAAAATAAAAAGCTTTATCTTGGTTATGCTGCGTTAGAGGACCGAATTCTCAGTTACCTATCGACTAAGCAATTTGCTTTATCGACTGTAGATGCACCTGTCAACCCTGGGCAAGCTAAGACAAGATCTTTTATTGATAAAACAACAGAGGTAATTAGCTATATAGATGGTGAATTAGCAGCTATTAACAACATAGCAATTGGCTTTGATGCTGCCAAAATTCCTAACTACCAGGATCTTCAAAAGCTTACCAATGAGGCATCACCAGGGAAATCATCTCAGTAATTAGAGGTGACTACGCTCTTGGAAATTCCACGCTTTAGTTTATCAGCGATCCCTCTCAAGTCATCTCAATCAACTGACAAAAACTGCTGAATTTGGGTAACTCCAAATCCAGCAGCTTGCTACTAACTTCGATTTCTAGATTAAAGCGGCTCCTCGACGGTTATTATAACTGGAGCAAGCTAATCGCAGGTTAGACAGGGCGTTGGAGCCACCTCTGCTACGAGGAGTCAAGTGGTCTAGGGTCAGTTGCTGTATCGGGAAACAGTTATCGCAATGGTAGCAGTGGCAGCCATACCGAGTGAAAAGACTTCTTTTGCGACGGTTGCGATCGCTACTGCTCATGTTGTGATTACTCATAAATAACTCCTGAGTTGTATAGCGCATACAGGAGTGGTGGGAGGCTAAGAGCCAACAGTTAGGGCTTAAGTTTGAAAATCATCAAACTCAAGCTTTATTAGTTTTTGGACTTATGGCTGGGCTTGAATACTCTGAGCGCACCTGAATCCTTTAGGATTCAACCGCAGTCGGAAGATTCAAACTTCTTGTGGCCTTTGGCTCCTCGTTTCTTTAACTCTGTATGCTTGTCCCGAATCTAGCAGCAATTTTTGGTAGATGCCACAGTAGTTTCGCGAATGCTGAGTCAGGAAGTGCTTGGCAGTACTCTGACAGATTGTGGAAGTTGCGATCGCGCCTTCAATCTGCCCCCATACTTCGATAGGATGCCAAAGCGTCCTGTTTTTGCGGGATGTGGTTGGGGAATAACTAGGTACGAAGTGTTGGATGGCAGCGAACTATTCTGTGATTGAAAAGCGTCTCTGGGAAGCAGCGGATGCACTCCGGGCGAACTCGAAGCTGAAGTCTTCGGAGTATTCGGTGCCAGTGTTGGGGCTGATTTTCTTATGCTATGCGGATTTCAAGTTTACCCAGGCCGAGAAGGAGCTAGTCCAGACCCAGGAGGGTTCCCGGCGGCGGCGCACGGTGGGTAAGCTGGATTACCAGGCGCGAGGGGTGCTTTACCTGCCAGAGCAGGCCCGGTTTTCGACTTTGCTGAAGCTGCCAGAAGGGACTGACCTGGGCAAGGCGATCAACGAAGCCATGAAAGCCATCGGGGAAGAAAACCCGGAACTGGCTGGGGTACTGCCGAGGAATTACACCAGCTTTGAGAATAGTTTGCTGGTTGAGTTGCTGAAGAAGCTGAACTTTCAGCAAGAACTCCAAGGCCAGGAAGGGGACGTTTTCGGCAAGATTTACGAGTATTTTTTGGGCGAGTTTGCCCGGAGTGAGGGGCAGAAGGGGGGCGAGTTCTTTACCCCCCTCTCGTTGGTTAAGTTGATTGTCGAAATCATTGAGCCGTTCCACGGGCGCATTTTCGACCCTGCCTGTGGGTCGGGGGGCATGTTTGTGCAGAGTGCGGTGCTGGTAGAGACGCGCAAGAAGGCAGACCCCAACGCTGAAATTAGCCTGTATGGGCAAGAGCGGGTGGGTGAGACGGTGCAGCTGTGCAAGATGAACTTAGCTGTGCATGGCTTGTCGGGGCTAGGGAGCATTCTGGAGGGAAACAGCTACTACGACGACATCCACAAGTGCCTGGGTCAGTTTGACTTTGTGATGGCGAACCCACCGTTCAACGTGAATGCGGTGGACAAGGAACGGCTGAAGACGGATGCTCGGTTTAAGGCGTTTGGGCTACCCAAGGCAGACAACGCCAATTACATCTGGATTCACCTGTTTTACAGTGCCCTGAATGACAAGGGCCGAGCTGGATTTGTGATGGCGAACTCTGCCAGTGATGCAAGAGGCTCGGAATTGGAGATTCGCCAAAAGCTGATTCAGACGGGAGCGGTGGACGTAATGGTCGCCATCGGCTCAAATTTCTTCTACACGGTGACGCTGCCCTGTACGCTGTGGTTTTTGGACAAGGCGAAGACGCAGACGGCCCGCAAAGAACAGGTGCTATTTATCGATGCACGGCACATTTACCACCAAGTAGACCGTGCCCATCGAGACTTTACGGAAGCGCAAATTGAGTTTCTGACCAATATCGTCCGGCTATATCGGGGTGAGCTACCAGAGATTACCAATGGCAGCCAAGCGCTATTAAATGAGGCGTTCCCGGATGGTGACTATCGAGATGTGGCGGGGTTGTGCAGGGTGGCAACTCTAACCGAGATCGAAGCTCAAGGCTGGAGTTTAAACCCAGGCCGTTATGTAGGGGTGGCAGAACGAGCGGTTGAGGATTTCGATTTTGCCGAGCGCTTGGAAGAGCTGAATGAAGAACTAGAAGTTCTGAACGTTGAGGCCAGGGAGTTAGAAGAGCGAATTGCTGAGAATGTAGCGATGCTATTAGAAGGGGCCACGAAATGAGCCGAGCTAAAACTCTCAATGATGTTTGTGAATTAATTGTTGATTGCGAACATAAAACTGCTCCTACACAATCAACAGGCTACCCCTCCATCAGAACTCCTAATATTGGAAGAGGTCAATTAATACTTGATAACGTGAATCGTGTTTCGGAGGAAACTTATCAAGCTTGGACGAAACGAGCCATACCACAAGCAGATGATCTAATTTTGGCTCGTGAGGCTCCAATGGGTAATGTAGCAATTATTCCTAAAAATCTAAAAATCTGCTTGGGTCAAAGAACAGTTCTAATTAGACCAAATAAGCGAAAAGTAAATCCAGGATATCTTTGCTATTTGCTACTTGGTGATGAAGTTCAAGGAAAAATTTTGGGGATATCAAATGGTGCAACTGTTCATCATTTGAATATGAAAGATATTCGCAATCTAGAGCTTCCTGAACTTTCCTCTTTATCGACTCAATCCAAAATTGCTGATATTCTCTCAAACTACGATCGTCTAATTGAAAACAACATAAGACGCATCCAAATCTTGGAAGAAATGGCGCGATCGCTCTACAACGAGTGGTTCGTCAAATTCCGCTTCCCAGGTCATGAGCAGACCAGACTAGTTATTTCAGAATTAGGGCTAATCCCTGAACGCTGGAAAGTTGAAAAACTTGAAAATTAGGTCATTTGGGTAGAGGAAAGTCAAAGCATCGCCCTAGAAAT carries:
- a CDS encoding HNH endonuclease encodes the protein MSNHNMSSSDRNRRKRSLFTRYGCHCYHCDNCFPIQQLTLDHLTPRSRGGSNALSNLRLACSSYNNRRGAALI
- a CDS encoding class I SAM-dependent DNA methyltransferase; translation: MAANYSVIEKRLWEAADALRANSKLKSSEYSVPVLGLIFLCYADFKFTQAEKELVQTQEGSRRRRTVGKLDYQARGVLYLPEQARFSTLLKLPEGTDLGKAINEAMKAIGEENPELAGVLPRNYTSFENSLLVELLKKLNFQQELQGQEGDVFGKIYEYFLGEFARSEGQKGGEFFTPLSLVKLIVEIIEPFHGRIFDPACGSGGMFVQSAVLVETRKKADPNAEISLYGQERVGETVQLCKMNLAVHGLSGLGSILEGNSYYDDIHKCLGQFDFVMANPPFNVNAVDKERLKTDARFKAFGLPKADNANYIWIHLFYSALNDKGRAGFVMANSASDARGSELEIRQKLIQTGAVDVMVAIGSNFFYTVTLPCTLWFLDKAKTQTARKEQVLFIDARHIYHQVDRAHRDFTEAQIEFLTNIVRLYRGELPEITNGSQALLNEAFPDGDYRDVAGLCRVATLTEIEAQGWSLNPGRYVGVAERAVEDFDFAERLEELNEELEVLNVEARELEERIAENVAMLLEGATK
- a CDS encoding restriction endonuclease subunit S, yielding MSRAKTLNDVCELIVDCEHKTAPTQSTGYPSIRTPNIGRGQLILDNVNRVSEETYQAWTKRAIPQADDLILAREAPMGNVAIIPKNLKICLGQRTVLIRPNKRKVNPGYLCYLLLGDEVQGKILGISNGATVHHLNMKDIRNLELPELSSLSTQSKIADILSNYDRLIENNIRRIQILEEMARSLYNEWFVKFRFPGHEQTRLVISELGLIPERWKVEKLEN